A genomic region of Alligator mississippiensis isolate rAllMis1 chromosome 4, rAllMis1, whole genome shotgun sequence contains the following coding sequences:
- the LOC102568825 gene encoding LOW QUALITY PROTEIN: dnaJ homolog subfamily C member 28 (The sequence of the model RefSeq protein was modified relative to this genomic sequence to represent the inferred CDS: substituted 1 base at 1 genomic stop codon): MEWVGVTLIKKVECHLWTHRLMIPPKMRTFACSDNYRMLSSYKPKNIKDSYRILKLQEGCSIDDIRNSFRNLAEQYHPDSGSVTADSATFMQIEEAYRTVLTDLSKKLKSREDEEEEEDKFKSKTPQHRHYLSFEGVGFGTPSQRERQYMQFXVDSAADQVLEYRKQKLESQYTTNDIMIAKDVRQSKKVKITQAIERLVEDLIQESMAKGDFDNLSAKGKPLQKFSDCLHIDPMTHNLNRILIDNGYQPEWILLQKEIRETLEQLRRDILTSRKKLGEPMTLCRQKQWDHICEQFIEDIKKLNKRINDFNLIVPILSRQMVHFSADKEIARAQKTYRTLMEEMRTSDKDPKENEQENVKLFRFKTTFFKWINLMLK; this comes from the coding sequence ATGGAGTGGGTTGGTGTTACACTGATTAAAAAAGTAGAATGTCATCTCTGGACACATCGACTGATGATTCCCCCCAAAATGAGAACATTTGCCTGTAGTGACAACTACAGAATGCTGTCTAGCTACAAGCCTAAAAATATCAAGGACTCTTACAGAATTCTcaaacttcaggaaggatgttcCATTGATGATATAAGAAATTCCTTTCGAAATCTTGCCGAACAGTATCATCCAGACAGTGGTTCTGTCACAGCTGATTCTGCAACATTTATGCAAATAGAAGAAGCATATAGAACTGTGCTAACTGATCTGTCCAAGAAATTGAAATCAAGGgaagatgaggaggaagaggaagacaaaTTCAAGTCCAAAACGCCACAACACCGACATTACTTAAGTTTTGAAGGTGTTGGATTCGGAACTCCAAGTCAACGAGAGAGACAGTATATGCAATTTTGAGTAGACAGTGCTGCTGACCAAGTCCTGGAATATCGAAAGCAGAAACTTGAGAGCCAGTATACTACAAATGACATTATGATAGCCAAAGATGTAAGGCAGAGTAAGAAAGTAAAAATAACCCAAGCAATTGAACGCTTGGTTGAAGACCTCATCCAGGAATCCATGGCTAAAGGAGATTTTGATAATCTCAGTGCTAAAGGAAAACCATTGCAGAAATTTTCAGACTGTCTGCATATTGATCCTATGACTCACAACTTGAACAGGATTCTAATCGATAATGGATACCAACCAGAATGGATCCTGTTGCAGAAAGAAATACGAGAAACCTTAGAGCAACTAAGAAGGGACATACTGACATCTAGGAAAAAACTTGGAGAGCCAATGACACTGTGCAGACAGAAACAATGGGATCACATTTGTGAACAATTTATAGAAGATATCAAGAAACTAAACAAAAGAATTAATGACTTCAATTTAATTGTTCCCATTCTGAGCAGACAAATGGTGCATTTTAGTGCAGACAAAGAAATTGCACGAGCCCAGAAGACTTACAGGACTCTGATGGAAGAAATGAGGACCTCTGACAAAGACCCAAAGGAAAATGAACAGGAAAATGTCAAATTGTTTAGGTTTAAGActactttttttaaatggataaatCTTATGTTAAAATAA